A genomic segment from Chanos chanos chromosome 2, fChaCha1.1, whole genome shotgun sequence encodes:
- the ppcdc gene encoding phosphopantothenoylcysteine decarboxylase isoform X2 — translation MQTNADTNSPTFDFLPTHGSEFRVLVGVTGSVAALKVPTLVSKLREIPGMWTKRSDPVLHIELRRWADLLVIAPLDANTLGKIASGICDNLLTCVVRAWDTSRPLLFCPAMNTAMWQHPITAQQVSTLKGFGYVEIPCIAKKLVCGDEGKGAMAEVSTIVDTVKQHLQRSPLPSER, via the exons ATGCAGACAAATGCTGATACAAATAGTCCAACTTTCGACTTCTTACCTACACATGGCTCAGAGTTCCGTGTTCTTGTTGGGGTAACTGGTAGTGTAGCGGCACTCAAAGTTCCTACATTGGTGTCAAAACTACGTGAGATACCAGGG atgtggACCAAGCGTTCAGACCCTGTGCTACACATTGAGCTTAGACGTTGGGCAGACCTACTAGTCATTGCTCCTCTGGATGCCAACACACTTGGCAAGATTGCCAGTGGGATCTGTGACAATCTCTTG ACATGTGTAGTGCGAGCCTGGGACACAAGTCGTCCACTTCTCTTTTGCCCTGCCATGAACACAGCCATGTGGCAACACCCTATCACTGCCCAGCAAGTGTCCACTCTCAAAGGCTTCGGCTATGTCGAGATCCCCTGTATCGCCAAGAAACTGGTCTGTGGAGATGAAG GTAAAGGGGCCATGGCAGAGGTTTCAACCATTGTTGATACAGTCAAACAACACCTTCAGAGATCTCCTTTACCGTCGGAGAGATAA
- the ppcdc gene encoding phosphopantothenoylcysteine decarboxylase isoform X1 — MQTNADTNSPTFDFLPTHGSEFRVLVGVTGSVAALKVPTLVSKLREIPGVDVRVVTTDHATHFYNVAEIPVRVFRDKDEWEMWTKRSDPVLHIELRRWADLLVIAPLDANTLGKIASGICDNLLTCVVRAWDTSRPLLFCPAMNTAMWQHPITAQQVSTLKGFGYVEIPCIAKKLVCGDEGKGAMAEVSTIVDTVKQHLQRSPLPSER; from the exons ATGCAGACAAATGCTGATACAAATAGTCCAACTTTCGACTTCTTACCTACACATGGCTCAGAGTTCCGTGTTCTTGTTGGGGTAACTGGTAGTGTAGCGGCACTCAAAGTTCCTACATTGGTGTCAAAACTACGTGAGATACCAGGG GTTGACGTGCGAGTGGTAACCACTGACCATGCCACTCATTTTTACAATGTTGCAGAAATTCCTGTTCGAGTCTTTAGGGACAAGGATGAGTGGGAG atgtggACCAAGCGTTCAGACCCTGTGCTACACATTGAGCTTAGACGTTGGGCAGACCTACTAGTCATTGCTCCTCTGGATGCCAACACACTTGGCAAGATTGCCAGTGGGATCTGTGACAATCTCTTG ACATGTGTAGTGCGAGCCTGGGACACAAGTCGTCCACTTCTCTTTTGCCCTGCCATGAACACAGCCATGTGGCAACACCCTATCACTGCCCAGCAAGTGTCCACTCTCAAAGGCTTCGGCTATGTCGAGATCCCCTGTATCGCCAAGAAACTGGTCTGTGGAGATGAAG GTAAAGGGGCCATGGCAGAGGTTTCAACCATTGTTGATACAGTCAAACAACACCTTCAGAGATCTCCTTTACCGTCGGAGAGATAA
- the ppcdc gene encoding phosphopantothenoylcysteine decarboxylase isoform X3, which translates to MQTNADTNSPTFDFLPTHGSEFRVLVGVTGSVAALKVPTLVSKLREIPGVDVRVVTTDHATHFYNVAEIPVRVFRDKDEWETCVVRAWDTSRPLLFCPAMNTAMWQHPITAQQVSTLKGFGYVEIPCIAKKLVCGDEGKGAMAEVSTIVDTVKQHLQRSPLPSER; encoded by the exons ATGCAGACAAATGCTGATACAAATAGTCCAACTTTCGACTTCTTACCTACACATGGCTCAGAGTTCCGTGTTCTTGTTGGGGTAACTGGTAGTGTAGCGGCACTCAAAGTTCCTACATTGGTGTCAAAACTACGTGAGATACCAGGG GTTGACGTGCGAGTGGTAACCACTGACCATGCCACTCATTTTTACAATGTTGCAGAAATTCCTGTTCGAGTCTTTAGGGACAAGGATGAGTGGGAG ACATGTGTAGTGCGAGCCTGGGACACAAGTCGTCCACTTCTCTTTTGCCCTGCCATGAACACAGCCATGTGGCAACACCCTATCACTGCCCAGCAAGTGTCCACTCTCAAAGGCTTCGGCTATGTCGAGATCCCCTGTATCGCCAAGAAACTGGTCTGTGGAGATGAAG GTAAAGGGGCCATGGCAGAGGTTTCAACCATTGTTGATACAGTCAAACAACACCTTCAGAGATCTCCTTTACCGTCGGAGAGATAA
- the hacd3 gene encoding very-long-chain (3R)-3-hydroxyacyl-CoA dehydratase, with the protein MQTLTPHVYWAQRHGEIYLRVELSDAQNLDIGIQENALHFKGQGYGAKGENEYEFSLEFLKPVKPEVKHKSTQRQVNITVKKQEHCWWNRLTMQERKPLFLAPDFDRWLDESDAEMELREKEERINRLSIESRIPKDPYLGLKKGYLFMYNLVQFLGFSWIFVNMTVRLFILGQDSFYDTFHTIADVMYFCQFLAVIEVVNPALGLVKTGVMPALIQVVGRNFILFVILGSLEEMQNKPVVFFVFYLWSAIEIFRYPFYMLTCIDTEWKILTWLRYTIWIPLYPLGVMAEAVAVIQSIPIFDETKVLSIPLPKALGASLSFSYVLQLYLVLMFLGLFLNFRHLYKQRRRRFRTKKRKAN; encoded by the exons aTGCAGACTCTCACGCCTCACGTGTACTGGGCCCAGCGGCATGGAGAAATATACCTGCGAGTGGAGTTAAGTGATGCACAG aATTTAGATATTGGCATCCAAGAAAACGCTCTCCACTTCAAGG GACAAGGTTATGGagcaaaaggagaaaatgaatatgAGTTCAGTCTGGAGTTCCTGAAACCTGTGAAACCAGAG GTCAAACATAAATCTACGCAGCGTCAGGTGAACATAACGGTGAAGAAGCAGGAGCACTGCTGGTGGAACAGGCTGACCATGCAGGAGCGGAAACCTCTGTTTTTGGCCCCTGACTTTGACCGCTGGCTTGACGAGTCTGACGCTGAGATGGAACTCAGAGAGAAG GAAGAAAGAATAAACAGACTCAGCATAGAGTCGAGGATCCCCAAAGACC CATACTTAGGCTTGAAAAAGGGTTATCTCTTCATGTATAACTTGGTCCAGTTCCTTGGGTTCTCCTGGATTTTTGTCAATATGACAGTTCGTCTGTTCATCCTGGGGcagg ATTCTTTCTATGATACATTTCACACCATTGCTGATGTGATGTACTTCTGCCAGTTCTTGGCTGTAATTGAAGTGGTCAATCCTGCCCTGGGATTGGTTAAGACTGGGGTCATGCCAGCCCTCATTCAA GTGGTTGGGAGAAACTTCATTCTTTTCGTCATCTTGGGTAGCTTGGAAGAGATGCAGAATAAGCCTGtagttttctttgtcttttatctcTGGAGTGCCATTGAAATATTCAG ATATCCTTTCTACATGTTAACCTGCATTGACACAGAGTGGAAAATCCTCACTTGGCTTAGGTATACCATTTGGATACCTTTGTACCCGCTGGGAGTGATGGCTGAAG CTGTAGCTGTGATCCAGTCTATTCCCATCTTTGATGAGACAAAAGTCCTCAGCATCCCACTGCCCAAAGCCCTGGGCGCCTCTCTCAGCTTCTCCTATGTGCTTCAGCTCTACCTGGTGCTCATGTTCCTGG GCCTTTTCCTCAACTTCCGCCACCTGtacaaacagaggaggagaagatttCGTACAAAGAAGAGGAAAGCCAACTAA
- the ints14 gene encoding integrator complex subunit 14 has protein sequence MPSVVLMDVSLSMTRPVAADGSEEFQRKNLAIHGLTMLFEHMATNYRLEFTALVAFSSLYELMVPFTRDYNALQEALSNLEDYDKTCLESALQGVSNFVQQEWSSACPCQVVLVTDGALGIGRGSLRHSLLTLKQRGEDKKFPLPFPFPSKLYIMCIANAEELQATDAMENLEQLLSLNGGEGQIFTMEGPLCLKSVQSMFGKLIDQAYSPFHAVLRCGNLSSDVQVFPRPEPVLVDEEVDPIPKTVQTDLEIVGFIEIADISSPPVLSRHLVLPIAVNKEVDEVGAGAADETEEESSANQMAGKSPNFCVLLHGSLKVEGMVALVQLGPDWFGMLYSQADSKKKSNLMMSLFEPGPEPLPWLGKVSLLGPSSDAAENPYGEDDSKSPFPVQPKNKRSYAQNVTVWIKASGLQTDVQKILRNARKLPEKTQTFYKELNRLRKAALAFGFWELLKGVAELLERECTLLPDSAHPDAAFQLSHAAQQLKLASTGDSQFAAFDHNIAPMQTDFSGGGGGVERM, from the exons ATGCCTTCCGTGGTTCTGATGGACGTGTCTCTGTCCATGACGAGACCGGTGGCGGCGGACGGTAGTGAGGAGTTTCAGAGGAAGAATTTGGCCATCCATGGTCTCACCATGCTTTTTGAACACATGGCCACCAACTACCGACTGGAGTTTACTGCACTAGTGGCTTTCTCTTCCCTCTATGAACTCATGGTGCCGTTTACAAGAGATTACAATGCCCTGCAG GAAGCTCTGAGTAACCTGGAGGATTATGACAAAACTTGTCTGGAGTCTGCCTTACAGGGAGTCAGTAATTTTGTGCAGCAGGAATGGAGTAGTGCTTGCCCCTGCCAG GTGGTGCTGGTGACAGATGGAGCTCTTGGGATTGGTAGAGGTTCTCTGCGCCACTCCCTTCTCACTCTGAAACAACGAGGGGAGGACAAGAAgttccccctccccttcccgtTTCCATCTAAACTTTACATCATGTGTATTGCCAATGCAGAGGAG CTGCAGGCTACTGATGCTATGGAGAACTTGGAACAGTTGCTTAGTCTTAATGGTGGAGAAGGCCAGATCTTTACCATGGAGGGCCCACTGTGTCTGAAGAGTGTGCAGTCCATGTTTGG GAAGCTCATCGATCAGGCGTATTCGCCCTTCCACGCTGTACTGCGCTGTGGGAACCTGTCCTCTGATGTTCAGGTCTTCCCCAGACCTGAGCCTGTGCTGGTGGATGAGGAGGTGGATCCCATACCTAAGACTGTGCAAACAG atttgGAGATTGTGGGCTTTATTGAGATTGCTGATATATCCAGTCCTCCTGTTTTGTCCAGACACCTGGTCCTACCCATTGCAGTGAATAAAG AGGTGGATGAAGTGGGCGCTGGAGCTGCTgatgaaacagaggaggagtcctcagccaatcaaatggCAGGAAAAAGCCCCAACTTCTGTGTTCTTTTGCATGGTAGCCTCAAAGTGGAAGGCATGGTGGCCCTGGTACAGCTGGG GCCTGACTGGTTTGGCATGCTGTACTCTCAGGCGGACAGTAAGAAGAAATCCAatctgatgatgtcactgtttgaGCCGGGACCAGAACCGCTGCCGTGGCTGGGCAAAGTCTCCCTGCTGGGGCCAAGCTCAG ATGCTGCAGAAAACCCATATGGGGAGGATGACAGCAAAAGCCCCTTCCCCGTTCAGCCCAAAAACAAACGGAGCTACGCTCAGAACGTCACCGTTTGGATCAAGGCCAGTGGACTGCAG ACAGACGTGCAGAAAATCCTGAGGAATGCCAGGAAACTGCCTGAGAAGACCCAGACCTTTTACAAG GAGCTGAACCGTCTCCGAAAGGCGGCCCTGGCCTTTGGCTTCTGGGAGTTGCTGAAGGGTGTGGCCGAGCTGCTGGAGAGGGAGTGCACCCTGCTTCCCGACTCCGCCCACCCCGATGCTGCCTTTCAGCTTTCCCATGCTGCCCAGCAGCTCAAACTGGCTAGTACGGGAGACTCCCAGTTTGCAGCCTTCGACCACAACATCGCCCCCATGCAGACGGACTTCTctgggggtggaggtggtgtgGAGAGGATGTAG